Proteins found in one Sorghum bicolor cultivar BTx623 chromosome 1, Sorghum_bicolor_NCBIv3, whole genome shotgun sequence genomic segment:
- the LOC8066271 gene encoding PRKR-interacting protein 1 homolog, whose product MSAPNSDSNMQQLVPIAPPGKASGADSGKELVVADPGGKSSGGVKLREDEEDLEVKLRRIMENVPVRVSNTSGSSAGSGSGDFHQYRQMRRREQDRLARMDADYQKRKEMAEFELRREERIKAAEERTAKKRLKRQKKKQRKKEKRAKTGNNGGEDPNRVDSSDDDEGSDDDDKSKQ is encoded by the exons ATGTCAGCTCCCAACAGTGATAGCAACATGCAGCAGCTAGTCCCTATAGCACCACCAGGAAAGGCTTCTGGTGCTGACAGTGGGAAGGAGCTGGTTGTGGCGGATCCTGGAGGTAAGAGTTCAGGAGGTGTAAAACTGCGAGAGGACGAGGAGGACCTGGAGGTGAAGCTCAGGCGCATCATGGAGAATGTCCCTGTGCGTGTCAGTAACACATCAGGGTCCTCTGCTGGCTCTGGCTCTGGTGATTTCCACCAG TATCGGCAAATGCGGAGGAGAGAGCAGGACCGGCTAGCTCGAATGGATGCTGACTACCAGAAGAGAAAAGAGATGGCTGAGTTTGAACTGCGGAGGGAGGAGAGGATCAAAGCTGCTGAGGAGCGGACAGCCAAGAAGCGCCTGAAAcggcaaaagaagaagcagCGTAAGAAAGAGAAGCGAGCTAAAACTGGTAATAATGGTGGTGAAGATCCTAACAGAGTGGATTCGTCTGATGATGATGAAGGTTCAGATGACGATGACAAGTCCAAGCAATGA